The genomic region AGGGCCGTAATCCCGGAGAGGGGGTGTCATTACCGGGGGAagggggcggcgggaggaggggcTGCCGCCGATGAGGGCTGAAGCCGGGTGCGCGGCCGGCTGCGGGCGCCGGAGCCGCGGGCGCCGCTGCGGGCGAggcgggggctgcggccgcGGCCATGGCTTGGCCCTGCATCAGCCGGGTGTGCTGCCTGGCCCGCTTCTGGAGCCAGCTGGACAAGTCCGACCTCTCCGTGCCGCTCACCATCCACAACTACTCGGACATCGAGGAGCAGGAGGACGGTGCGCCCCAGCGCGGCGGGCCCCCCCCGCGGggcagcgcccgcccgcccgccccggccccccgcccgcGGGACCCCGCCGCCGGGAAGCCGGGCGGCCGCAGGAAGggccgggcggccgccgccggagAGCCCTTCGCGGCGGAGACCCAGTACCGGCGGGACTTCAGAGCGTGGCCCCTCCCGAGGAGGGACGCCTTCCCCTGGGTCAGCgccagcagcggcggcggcgggagggacGGGGCCGCCCCCCAGCCCGCCCCGGGCCGCGCCGCCTGCGCCCTGCCCGGCAGCGGCGGGAGGCCGGCGGTGGACGGCTGCGGCGGCCCCGAGCAGCTCCGGCCGCGCTCGCAGGCGGACGGCGGCCACACCACCTCCTACAGGTAACCGGGCCCGGGCGACCGGCGCGGGGGAGCTCCCTGCCGCGGCCGAGGGATGCGCCTCCGCAGCGCGGGGCGGGGATGCCGGCGAAcgacggcggcggggggctgcaaccaaggggaggaggaggagggggacgGGGCGCTCAGCCTGCGGCCGAAGCCGCGTTCGCTTTCGGAAGCGCGGCCCCCAAACGCGTCGCTTGCTCCCCGGGCGGGTGCCCGACCCCGGCTGCGCTGGCCCGGCGAGCCCCAGCTGCGCGCCTTTGCAGCAGAGCCTGCGGGGCACGCACCGCGGCCGCCGGCTGAGCCGCcctgcctctcccagctcctgccgTGGTTAAGAGGGAGCGAAGGGAGTAAGCCGGGTGGGATCCACGGTGCCATCCCCAGCGCAGCAGCGCTTTAGCTGACCCGCGGCAGGGAGACACGGGACTTGGGACCGCTGGAGCTGCCCAGGACCTGTCCTTAGTCAACCGTCGCACTGAGCTGCGCTCCCCAAATCGGTCGGTGCCGtcatctttttccctttaaggCTCCTGGAACGCCACGTTCAAGTTGAGCCGAATTACCGCCTCAAAGATTAGTCAGACGCAAACACATAGGGGATATACCCTCAAAAATATGCCCATATGGGCAACGGGAAGAATTGTCACAAACCACCTTTCCCAAAGAGCTTATAAAAACGATTAAGTGACTCTTACGTTACTGATGCCTTCCTCACCCTGTGATCAGTATGACTGATCACAGACACTTATTTTCTGGAACGAGCAATCAGGTGCAGGGACGCACCTAAATTCGGCCCCTCTTCTCATTGACATCCACcatgggaggagaggggatTTCAGCTCCGACAAGGCTGCTGTTGAATATTGTACCAGTTTCGCATTGTTACCACGTGTTCCCCAATAATGATGTTTGGCAGGTTTTAATACACCTATGAGGTATGTTAATAGAgtaattctttttattccaATAGAATTCCAAGTATTTAGACACTTATTATATACCTAGGAGACATTTCTCTTCATAATTGCAGTTTATTAGATTATTTATCACAGTGGGGGCCCTGGGAAGGATTACAGTCCTGCGTGAGAAAGCGTATTGCTTATCCCGCTCTTCCCCacacaggcagctgccctggTACTAGGGCAGTTAACATATGGACTCCAGAAGGGATAACTGCAGTATTTGAATTTATGTGTCATTTTATCCTTTGCCACATCTCACAGGACAATcacagagtgaaagaaaagcacttttaaatttCCAAGGAGCACAGGAATTACTTCAACAGAGAAACCTGCCTAGAACAAGACTAGCAAGGTtcatctttcagaaatgcatcCATCTCTGCATTGTTGTTGAAGCCTCCCCCTCTTCTTCAGCCTGATCCCAGAGGAAGGGCGCATTAGCCTGCATTAGAGCTGCAGCTTCCTTACAGCTGTTCCAACTCTCAGCAAAGAGTCATTTCCCACACCTTTCTTCCCGCCGACTTGTCTGTTCTTACACACGGTTCTCAACTATTGTcatgaaagagcaaaaaatttGCAGATCACAGGACAAAGCACTGGTAGTGGTGAGATACCAATCatgcaaatcaaaacaagttttAGAAAAAGTAAGACTTCAAGGTAGTCAGGGAACTCCTCAGGGCTGACAGGAGGAGCAGTGCAGGACAAGGACAGAGGCACAAGCCGGGGCAGGCGCAACAGGACAAAGTTCTCATGTAGTGCCTTTAAGCTGTTTGAAGGCTATACAGTACAACTAATGCAGGCAGGGCTATACAAGTCAAATCACCTTTATCTTACTCCAGTAGTTCCCACAGTTTCTTTGAATTATTGCCCAGTACAATATTGCAAACTTAAGAAATCCCCGTACCACTGAATGCACCCTAGAAAAGTCAGAGGAGtcacaaaaagcagcaggaggaaagtCCACAATAGCTTTGCAGGCTGCAAAAGTCTATTTGgatttgttgcctttttttttttttttttttaaaggaagactAAACAGGAACAGAGCAGTTGGTACTTGGCAGAGTTACACTCATTTTCAGTTACATGTGGGGAACTGGGCTTGCATTTGGTAGCTTCAGTCATGCTGAAGCCCCAGGAGTGCTCCACTGGTCTGAGGCAGAGAAGGGGCAATCCACAGCACGCCCACCCTTTGCGAGCTGAGCACCCACAACCACGAGGAGATTTCCACTAGCCCCGCTGCAGTTCAGTCCTCCTTTCCTCTTACCTTATTATTTTCCAAAGGCAGCATTGCAGTCTGCACATATTTATCT from Aquila chrysaetos chrysaetos chromosome 10, bAquChr1.4, whole genome shotgun sequence harbors:
- the MAP6D1 gene encoding MAP6 domain-containing protein 1 isoform X1 is translated as MAWPCISRVCCLARFWSQLDKSDLSVPLTIHNYSDIEEQEDGAPQRGGPPPRGSARPPAPAPRPRDPAAGKPGGRRKGRAAAAGEPFAAETQYRRDFRAWPLPRRDAFPWVSASSGGGGRDGAAPQPAPGRAACALPGSGGRPAVDGCGGPEQLRPRSQADGGHTTSYRQEYRPWTGAKPSKPIKTKQGFIIPEDHFVQETSYKADFKIPEVKTRFSPNPSAVFQAPSRILNV
- the MAP6D1 gene encoding MAP6 domain-containing protein 1 isoform X2, with product MAWPCISRVCCLARFWSQLDKSDLSVPLTIHNYSDIEEQEDGAPQRGGPPPRGSARPPAPAPRPRDPAAGKPGGRRKGRAAAAGEPFAAETQYRRDFRAWPLPRRDAFPWVSASSGGGGRDGAAPQPAPGRAACALPGSGGRPAVDGCGGPEQLRPRSQADGGHTTSYRQEYRPWTGAKPSKPIKTKQGFIIPEDHFVQETSYKADFKAPSRILNV